Part of the Leptolyngbya sp. BL0902 genome, CGATTTTCAAATCGGGGGTAAACGCCTAGGATCTGGTATCAGGCCAAATCTCTATGGAGTACCCCAAAGTGGCAAGTGGTCGAAACGCAGGGGAATTTGGGTGTCGGGGCATCAGCCCAAAAAAAGCGGATGGCACAGACCACCCGCTTCCTTGCTAGCCGGAGCAAGCCCTAGGGCTAAGCTCTCATATCAGTCAACCCGGTCTTATTTGCCTTCGGGTTCCGAGAACTCAGCATCAATTACGTCATCGTCGCCGCCGGAGCTGCTAGAGGTGCCAGCATCCGCCGCGCCCGACGCATCGCCCCCGGCCTGTTGGTACAGGTTGGTGCTAATGCCGTAGAGGGTTTGCTGGAGCTGCTCGGTGAGGGTTTTGATCGTATCGAAGTTTTCGGCGGCAATGGCGTCCTTCAACTCCTTGATCTGCCCCTCGGCTTTCTCCTTATCGGCAGCGGGCACCTTGTCGCCCATGTCGGCCAGTTGCTTTTCGGCCTGGTAGGCGAGGGAGTCGGCCTGGTTCTTCAGGTCGATGCGCTCCCGACGCTCTTTGTCAGCGGCAGCGTTGACTTCAGCATCTTTGACCATTTTCTCCACATCTTTTTCATCCAGGGTGGAGGCACCGGAAATGGTGATGGTCTGCTCTTTGCCTGTCCCCTTGTCCTTGGCGGTGACGTTCAGGATGCCGTTAGCGTCGATGTCGAAGATGACCTCGATTTGGGGCACGCCACGGGGAGCGGGGGGAATGCCGGAGAGCTGGAAGTCGCCCAGCTTCTTGTTGTCGGCGGCCATTTCCCGTTCGCCCTGGAAAATCTTAATTTCCACGTTGGTTTGGCCATCCTGGGCCGTGGAGAACACCTCAGACTTCTTGGTGGGGATGGTGGTGTTGCGGGTGATCAGCTTGGTCATCACGCCGCCCAGGGTTTCCACACCGAGGGATAGGGGGGTGACATCCAGCAGCAGGATGTCCTTCACTTCCCCAGCCAGCACGCCGCCCTGAATCGCCGCACCCACGGCCACCACCTCATCGGGGTTGACGGTTTCGTTGGGTTCTTTGTCGAGGGTGCGCTTCACCACCTCTTTGATGGCAGGAATCCGGGTAGAACCGCCCACCAGCACTACTTCGTTGATGTCGCTCTTGCTTAGCTTGGCATCCTTCAGGGCTTGCTCCACGGGGATGCGGCAGCGGTCGATCAGGTCGGCGCAGAGTTCTTCAAACTTGGCGCGGGTGAGGGTCGTTTCCAGGTGCTTGGGGCCGTCCTGGGTGGCGGTGATGAAAGGCAGGTTGATTTCCGCCTGGGTAACGCTAGACAGCTCGATTTTGGCCTTTTCCGCAGCTTCGGTGAGGCGCTGGAGGGCTTGCTTGTCTTTGCGCAGGTCGATGCCTTCCATTTTCTGGAATTCGCCTGCCATGTAGTCCACGATTTTTTTGTCGAAGTCGTCGCCGCCCAGGTGGGTGTCGCCGCTGGTGGCCAGCACTTCAAACACCCCGTCGCCCACTTCTAGGATGGACACGTCGAAGGTACCGCCGCCAAGGTCAAACACCAGGATGGTTTCGTTGCTCTTGCGGTCGAGGCCGTAGGCTAGGGCGGCGGCGGTGGGCTCGTTGATTATCCGCAGCACTTCTAGACCCGCGATTTTCCCGGCGTCCTTGGTAGCTTGGCGCTGGGAGTCGTTGAAGTAGGCGGGGACGGTAATTACCGCCTGGGTGACTTTTTCGCCGAGGTACTTGCTGGCGTCGTCGGCCAGTTTCCGCAGCACCTGGGCCGAAATTTCTTCGGGGGCAAACTGCTGACCCGCCTGGGGACAGTCAATTTTCACGTTGTTGCCCACGTTCAGCACTTTGTAGGCCACTTCGGTGGATTCGGTGCCTACTTCGTCGTAGCGGCGACCGATGAAACGCTTCACCGAGTAAAAGGTGTTTTCGGGGTTCATCACCGCTTGGCGCTTGGCGATTTGGCCCACCAGGCGATCCCCATTTTTGGCATAGGCCACCACCGAGGGCGTGGTACGGAACCCTTCGGCGTTAGCAATTACGGTGGGTTTCCCCCCTTCCATCACGGCAACCACAGAGTTTGTGGTACCTAGGTCAATCCCAACAACTTTTCCCATCGTTTTTTGGCTCCGGCTTAAGAACTACATCTATAGTGCGGGGTTCCTCCATTTACCTAAAGGAGAGGATACCGAACCACCTAAGGCGGGGTTTGCGCTGTGGCCCGGTTGTGTCAGGCCAAAATGGGGTGGATAGGCACCCAGTTGGCCCGAACTAAAGTACACAAATATGGCTGCAACCCTGCCCTTGGATAGAGATGGCTTAGGATAAACCTAGGTCGCCGTCCTGTTCCCCCAATGCCGCCATGACTAGCACCCTATCCCCCAAGACGCTACTCACCTTCGAGGACTATCTGGCCTATGACGACGGCACCGACACCCGCTACGAACTGGTGGATGGAGAGCTGGTAGCCATGCCCCCAGAATCCCAGCGAAATAACGCTATTGCCAGACGACTATGGGCTGTGTTGCTTCAGCATCTTCCCTTAGAACGCTTGGCCTACAAAGATACCGAAGTGGCGGTGATGGGTCGCCGTGCCCGCTGCCGGATTCCAGACCTGCTGGTGCATTCCGAAGAGTCGCTGTTGGCGATTCAGAATCAGCCCCGCGCCACCCTCACCCATGAGATGCCGCCCCCGGCCCTGGTGGTAGAGGTGGTGAGCCCTGGGGAGGCCAACCGCAGCCGCGACTATCGCCACAAACGCACGGAATACGCCGCCCGTGGCATTGCTGAATATTGGATTGTTGACCCCGAAACTCGCCAGGTAACGATCTGCCAGTGGGTGGATGGCCAGTACGAAGATAGGGTATTTCAGGGCGATCAGGCGCTTCAATCCATCGTGGTGCCCCAAATTGCCCTCACCGCTGGTCAACTCTTCGTGCATCCATAAAGGGCAATGCCCACCCCACCCCTGTCCCCTCCTCGCTGTGCCGCTATGATCAGCACCTTATCCCCCAAGACGCTACTCACCTTCGAGGACTATCTGGCCTATGACGACGGCACCGATACCCGCTACGAACTGGTGGATGGAGAGCTGGTAGCCATGCCCCCAGAATCCCCGCAGAACCTCAAACTGGCCCGATGGTTGATGGTGCAGTTCCTAAAATATCTACCCCTAGATCGCGTGACCTACAATACCGAAGTGGCGGTGATGGGTCGCCGTGCCCGCTGCCGGATTCCAGACCTGCTGGTGCATTCCGAAGAGTCGCTGTTGGCGATTCAGAATCAGCCCCGCGCCACCCTCACCCATGAGATGCCGCCCCCGGCCCTGGTGGTAGAGGTGGTGAGCCCTGGGGAGGCCAACCGCAGCCGCGACTATCGCCACAAACGCACGGAATACGCCGCCCGTGGCATTGCCGAATATTGGATTGTTGACCCCGAAACTCGCCAGGTAACGATCTGCCAGTGGGTGGATGGCCAGTATGAAGACATCATCTTTCAGGACGCAGCCCCCATTAGCTCTACCGTGGTGCCCGAACTGACGCTCACGGTTGATCAACTGTTTTCGATGGGCGGCTGATCCAGTTTTTTCGGTGGGCGGCTGAGCGGTTTATGACACTGGCCGTTGATGAGTTGGGGCCAGCTTCGCGGAGGGAGCCATTATTGGATTGTGGGTCTGTCTGGATGATGGGTCTGTCCCTTAGCCATTGTGTTGAGCATCGTCCACCTCGCAAGCCCCAATGCTGACCCAGGTGCTAGAGAGGGTGCCGTCTGGGCCTTGATACCATTCTTTTTTCCAGATGGGGGCGTTGTGCTTGAGGGTATCAATGGCGAACTGGCAGGCGGCAAAGGCTTCGGCGCGATGGGGACAGCCGACCGCGACGAGGACACTGATTTCTCCTACGGCCAACTTTCCGGTGCGGTGGTGAATCACAACGCGGGTGGCCTCGGGCCAGGTTTGGCGAATTTGGTCGGCAATCTGGCGAAAAACCGCTAGGGCCATGGGTTCGTAGGCTTGGTATTCCAACGCCACTACCGGAAAACCGTCGGTCTGGTTACGCACCATGCCGCTCATCACCACCACCGCCCCATTGGCCGGATCGTCGGCGAGGGCATAGACCTCTTCCAGGCTGAGGGGGGCAAAAGTAATGCGAAAGGAATTGGGAGCCGAGGCCACCGGAGCAGGACTAGGGGCAGCAACCATAGACATAGACAGAGCTGGGGATGTGTTTAGGATATCCTGTCTGCCCCGGTCGCAGCTGGCCTGCACGGCTAGGGGGGATCGCGGTAGACTGAAGACCGAACCGAGACACACGACTAAGACACTTTAAGGACGGCACCACACCACACCATGGCGACTACTGGGTTAATTTTGCTGGCGGCAATTGCAATTTTAGTTTGGGGCTACCGCCGCGCCCTGCCCTACGGCACTATCGGGATTTTGGCCTGGTTGCAATCCGTGGTGTTGATGGCTCCTTGGCTGTTGTTTTTTGGCCTGTTTGCCGTTGGGGTATACATCAACCTGGCTGGGGTGTTGGTGCTGCTGCTGGTGTCCACAGGCATTTATATCTACCTGGGCCGACGACTCCGCACCCTTGGTCAAGCCGCTTTCATCGCCGAACAAACTGCCAACGCCCTCAAGGCAGACGCTGCTCCTAGCCCAGAGCCTGAGACCATCGCTGAAGCTCCGGTGGCCCCCGCCGAGGTGAAGCCAGAGGAAGCGGCCAAAATTGTGATTCCTGCCGAAGATTTAGCCAAAATTGAGGGTATTTTCGGCATCGACACCTACTTCCGCACCGAAACCATTCCCTACGACCAGGGGGCAATCTTTCGCGGCAACCTGCGCGGCAATCCGGCGGAAACCCGGGCCCGCCTGAGTGCCCTGCTGACGGAACGCCTCGGCGACCGCTACCGCCTCTTCCTGGTCGAAAGCCTGGAGAAAAAGCCTACCGTGGTGGTGCTTCCGGCCTCGATGGATCCGGCTAAAACGACGCCGACCCAGTGGGCCATTGCCGGGGTGTTGGGGCTGGCCACAGTGTTCACCAGTCTAGAGGCCGGGGCCATGCTGCAAGGCTTTGATCTAGTGCAAGAATTTTCCCGCTGGACGGCGGCGCTGCCCTTGGTGCTGGGGCTGTTGGTGGTGCTGGTCAGCCATGAAATTGGCCATTGGGTGCTGGCTCGTCGCCATGGGGTGCGCCTCAGCCCGCCCTACCTGTTGCCCACCTGGCAGATTGGTTCCTTCGGTAGCCTCACCCGGTTCGAGTCGCTGTTGGCCAACCGCAGCGTGTTGTTCGACATTGCCCTGGCGGGGCCAGCGGCGGGGGGGCTGGTGTCCTTGGGAATGCTGGTGACGGGTCTGGTTTTGTCCCATCCTGGGAGCCTGTTTCAGTTGCCTTCCACCTTTTTCCAAGGCTCTGTTCTGGTGGGCACCCTGGCCAAGGCCGTGCTGGGGTCGGCCCTGCAAGAGCCCCTGGTGGATGTGCATCCCCTCACGGTCTTTGGCTGGCTGGGTCTGGTAATCACCGCTCTCAACCTCATGCCCGCTGGTCAGTTGGATGGAGGCCGCATTGTGCAAGCCATCTATGGTCGTAAAACCGCTGGCCGCACCACGGTCATCACCCTAATTTTGCTGGCCCTCGTCACCCTGGCCAACCCCCTGGCCCTCTACTGGGCGGCGATTATTCTTATCCTCCAGCGCAACCTAGAGCGTCCCTGCCTCGACGACATTACTGAACCCGACGACGCCCGCGCTGCCCTGGGTCTGCTGGCGCTGTTTTTGGCCCTAGCGGTGCTGATGCCCCTCACCCCCAGCCTAGCCGGACGGTTGGGCATTGGCGGTTAGGGGATTTTGCCCACAGCCGGGTCAGTCCTGGGCTAGGGGTGAGCTAGGAGCCCCTCCACCACGCCCATGTGCCAACCCAAGCGCCAAACGCTGTGAGGATTGAAGCCAGATCCCAACACTCGCAGCCCCCACAGAGGAATCAGGACTAGCCGTGGTGGCAGCCCGTATAGTTTCATGCCCTGGTTTCGGTAGCGGAGATATAGCGTGGCTAGCCCATACCCCCAGTTGTGGGCTTTGCGGTAATTTGCTCGACACGTCCCCAACAGGGATGATTTTCCCTCAGCGTAGCGATAGTGCACCACCGCGTCAGGGACAAACACCAGAGGATATCCGGCCATCTGCACACGAATACAGTAGTCGGCGTCTTCTAAGTAAAGAACGCTTTCATCAAACCCACCCACTGCATCATGGATGGCTTTGCGAATGGCGAGGCCACATCCTCCCGCAAAGGGATAGAAAGGGGTTCTAAAATTTTGCAGATCGTTCGTTTGGGCCGTGTTGGTTGTGTCGTGATTGAGCTTTTCGTAGTCGAGGCGGCAGGCCAGAAAATCATGGCTCCTAAAGGCCAAATCTAGCGCCTCCATCCATCTCTTACCAACAACATCATCAGCATCACAAAAAGCCAGACAGTCGCCCGTCACTGCTATGGCTCCTCTATTGCGGGCATGGGAAGCACCCTTTACCCCCGCCGCATCAATTACCTTGAAACCTGGTAGGCGATCTCTATATTGCTCGGCTATCGCTTGACTATTATCCGTGGAGCCATTGTCAGCTACGATCACTTCATAGGGAGAAACGGTTTGCTGGGTCAGGGCTTCTAGCTGTTTATCAATCACAGATGCTCCATTGAAACAGGGAATAACGACACTGATTTTCATGGTGTAAAACTCCAAGCAGTTTTTAGATTCGTTTTTTAGATAAAGATTGAAGGTGAGCCATCTATCCAAATGAATACCAGGGAGGCTTTCAATAATTTTTTTAAGTTGCACAAACTAATTATTAGTTGCGATTTAGGTTGCAAGTCGTCTCTTGCAGAACAACCTAGATATTCTTAGGCATGAAGAAAGAGTCTCGATTTAATCTTGGCTCTCTAAGTCAAGATTTATCACAGACTGAAAACGCTGATTTAGTGGATCAGCAGAGTTTTAGGGAGAATAATTTAGATCTAGTCCTAATGCGCTTAAGGCTTGTCTAGGAAAAATGAAGCTGTGCTAGTTTATGCTGGATAGATTAAAATGCTACGCTAGCTAACACGCCGGAAACAGAAGCTCATACTTGATTTGAATGAGCTTAAGGTCTACTTTTCTGAACATCAAGTAGATATCAGGATGAGGTGTGAGAACTTGATCAGTATAGTTCAGATAATTGAAGGCTTAACTCCTCTTACGACCTTCCTTCAGATCGTAGAAGCCTTGAGATTCTGATTAAGCCTGACGCTGGATTCTCAGGGGATCATCTTGAGTTTATTATTACCTAAGACCCTTGTAGCGGAAGGATTCTCAAGGCATTTTATTCTGATTGCCCAATGTTCTAAAACCATAGGCATAACTCTTTGCCTAAGCTGTAAATCAATGGAAACGTGGTGGATTCTGATGAAGGGAATCTAAGCTGATGATGACGATTAGCCATGATTCAGTTTAATTATATCTGCGGAGAGGTGACGATTCTGGGTGCGCGATAAACCGTAACAAGATAGTTATATTCTGTAACTCAGGCTGTGTCCAAAAACCAGAATATATTGAGGCTCTTATTCGTAGGTTTTCCCTAGTGATTTTCCTAGGTTTTTGGCTCAGGCCATGGGGGAATTGTTCTAGCTGTAGCTTGTATCTCATCGCAGGCAAGCTTGGCCCGATGACAGGTATCCTAGAGCCTGCGCGGCTGGCCTTGTCTTCGGTCGTGTCCCATGGCTAGCGTGCTGGGAGACATGCCGCACTGGGCTAAGCACCTTGCTTGGTGTCTCTGGATCTGGCGGCATCCTAGGCCAAGGTGGCCTTGAGGTGATCCCCCAGGCGCAGGGCCAAAGCCACAATGGTGAGGGTGGGGTTGGCATAGCCCCCGGTGGGGAAGACAGAACTGCCTGCGACAAAGAGGTTATGCAGTCCGTGGACGCGACAGTCGGCATCGACCACGCTGGAGCGCGGATTTTCGCCCATGCGGGTGGTGCCCATCAGATGGTGGGCACCGGAGGGACGCCCCAGCACGGGCAGGCCATCTTCCTGGGCAATCTGAAACTCGCCTAGGCCAGCCTGCCGGAAGGCTTGGGCAAAAATAGCTTGGGCGCGACTAATGCGATGGGCATCGTCGGGGCTCCAGCGCCAGTGGACTTCGAGCTTGGGACAGCCGAGGGAATCACGATTTGGGCTGAGGGTGACGCGGTTTGCGGGGTCGGGAGATTGCTCAATCTGGTGAATCACCTCGAAAGTGCGAAACCGCCGATCATTTCTAGCCACCGACGACCATCCGCCCTGGGAGAAGCCCGTCAGCCAAGGCTGCTGCTGGGTTTTGACGCGATAGGCCGTTTGGATAATGTGGTCGGATCCCCGTAAGACATGGCCAAGATGACCAACCGTGGTGCCTGAAATCGGTTGGGCTTTGATCTGACTAGCCAAAGCCTGGAGGGAAATCACCGCCTGGTGCCGTCGCTGGCTAGGTCGAGGAAACAGTGAGGCACTGATGTTTAACAGCTCCTCCCGCGCTAGAACAGCCCGCGCTAGCTTGAGATGGCCCATGGCCGCCACGTTGCCTATCCAGCGCTGATCGTACAGCCCCGTTTGGTTAAACAGCGTTCGCTGTGTAGGAAGGATATGTCCACCCAAAACAAAGGGATGATCGTGGAAATAACGCCCTACCACATCGTAAAGATTGCCTAGGCCCTGGGGCTGCTGGCGATTTGAGTTCAGCAGCAGGCGGGCATTTTCAAACCCACCACAGGCCAGCACAAACTGCCGCGCCGAGACCCAATAGTCTGGTTGGCCAGGGCGAGCAACCCGCGCACGGGTGACGGTGTGGCCATCCTCAGCGGTTTCCAGTTCTACCACTGTGGCATGGTGGTGGAGGGTGAGGTTGGGCGATGCGGCGATGGCTTCTCGGTAGCCCACAAAGAAGGCGGCGCTGGGGCCAAACTGAAAGATTCCGGTCTCCACCAGGGCAGGATCGAGGGCCAGTTGAGGGGTGGCAGGGCTCGTCCAAGCATCGGCGCAATAGTTAAAGGGGCCCGATTGGCAAACCTTCTGCGCCCGATGGTAGTAGGGCAGCAGATCATCATAGGTGAGGGGCCAGCCGCTGTGGGGTAGCCCATCTCGCTGTTCAAAGTCGATGGGGTCTAGGGCGGTGTAGCGCACGCCAAGGATTCCCGGTTTGATCCGCACTACCCAGGCATTGGCATTTCCCCCCACTTGGCGGCGACAGACCTCCACCGGAGGATGGATGGGATCGCCGACGGTATCGCCTTCGGCCAAAGCCTGGGCGGCTGGGTCGGGGGCGAGGCCACCACTTTCTAGTAGGCACCCCGTGACTGAGTGATTCAAAAATTCCTGGGCTAGGCTCAGCCCCGCTGGCCCGGTACCGATAATACAAATATCCGCAACGACGGCATCGCCATCAAATTGACGACTATCAAGCAGCATTATGATCCTTTTGATTTAATCTGTAGGAGCTGAGGGTTCACCCATCATCACTAGGATGAATCTGATAGCCCTAACCACCGTCTTTGTTGATCGAAGAAATCAGTCAAACCTACCTAGGCTGGAGCCATCGACTATGACTGTTCTGCCATAGCTTGATGACTACCATGGGTATCGACAGAAAAGACCGTGGCGGCTGACGCTGCTTCGATAGAACCGGGGGGAAGCGCCGTCATGGGAGTCTTGGAATTAGAAGCTTTCCAACTCAGAAAAAACATCACAGGCGGCACGAGCAAACTGGGGTCGAAAGCAGCAGCCTTGAGTAAAAACTTCATCGCTGGGCCGGGGCGCTTAGACACCTTGAATCGCCAGTAAGCTGCTTTCCAAACATCGCGCCGAAAAACGGTTTTGGAGGTGCGGTGTAATTTCCATATCTGCCGTAGCGACAGGTCGGAGGACTGAAGCAGATGATCGACCCGCATTCGGTAGTGAGACCAGCCAAACCAAATGGCAGGCAGCGAAACAGGGGAGTGATCCTGACCTGGTACAGCAAACAACTCTAACAATCCCGTTCGCACCATTTCGGCATCGGTCACGGTTTCCGTCACCAGACAGTCAGGCAGCGTGGCAATGGATCCTAGCGTAGACAGACGCAGCACAAAGGCATTGTCGTCTAGGGGTTCATCCCGTGGGTCAATGGATAGGCTATGGAGGGCTTCACGCCGCATCAAAACCTGCGGCAGCCCGCCCGGAGCCTTATCAAAGGCATTGGGCAGATAGGTCGCCCGGTCTTCAATGGTGAAGGTGGATCGCCCCACGGCCCCTGGTTCGCCATTGCCCTCAGCGTCGCGCCGCACCACCGAGGAAGTTACGGCAATCACCTCTGGGTGAGCATCTAGCACTTGCCCCTTGCGTCGCAGGTTATCGGCCAGCATCTCCTCATCGTCATAGAGGATCGCCACGTACTGCCCTGTCGCGGCCCGTAGTGCCGTCATAAAATTTTGAACCCGGGGCACCCGGTGAGCCTGGGTGATCACCCGCGCCCGGTCATAGGGTGGGGTCGCCAATAGTGTCTGGGTGTCGTCCTCGCTGGCATTATCCACCACTACGATTTCAAGCTCACCATCGAGGGGCTGGGCCAGTACGCTATCGAGGGTGCGCCGCAGGGACTGCGACCGATTTAGCGTAGGAATAACAACCGAATACTTCACCATGATTTTCCTTCACTTTCAAAAGGTTAGAGGCTAAAAAATAACGCCTGATACTCAATCCAGATAAATCACTCTCTAAACTAATAAAGGCTTCGACAAGCTCCGCTTGAGCAAAATCAGCCCTTGAATAGAGGGTCAGCCATCAGGATTTAGGCTGAATAGACGTGATGCGTCGTCAAAATGCCCAACGATGGAGCATTAAAAATCACGATAATTTCACTAAGCAGGAAAAATCATCGACCTATAGCGATTTTCTCAGAGCTAACCTAAGAGCCATAAAGCCTAGGCTTGTCCTCTTTGTCTCCCTTCGCGATTAACACAATAACTAGAATTGCTTAGCCAATTCAGCCTTCATCACTAGCTCAGCGAACTATCCCAAAACAGTAAATTTTTGATCTTATAAAAGTGAGCATTGTGGAGTAAATCCAGCCTTCATCGGCCTTACTATATCGGTGAAAATGTGAGGATACTGTGTGCGATATCGTCTCTCTTAACCGTTGGGCTAGCGGATAGCCCATGAAAATCGTCCCCAAACCCGCTAGAATGCCCCTCAATACAGGCGTTCTGTAGGATTATGGGGTATGCCAGTGAGTCCGGCCCACATCAAAGCGCTGCTCGACCAAAAGCGAGAGGCGTTTAGCTCCTTCAACAAAGCCAAGTTTGAATTATTGACCGCCTATCACCAGGCCTGGGCGGAGTTTTCGGCCCTGACCCTACCTCAGCAGCAGGATCGTTTAGGCGGTTCCTACCCGGCAGGGGCACTGCCGTTAGAATCGCCAAAGCTGGCCCACAAGGGCGTCATTCCCTTTTTCTTTGCTGAATCTGCCCCAGCCTCAGAGCGCTGGTCAAACCGGGAGTCGAGCGCCCAGTGGGTGCAGGCGGTGCTGTCGGATGTCACCACCTTTGCGGTGGATGGCTCCCAAATTTCACCGGGGAAGGATTTGTCGATTCCCATTGCGCTGATTCAAATCGGCTGGTTTGAGAACCCCCACAGCAAAACTCGGCCCTACCAAAAGGATGTGCGGGTAGACCTGCTGACGCCCAAAGATTTGGGGCCAAACCCCGCCCAGCCCGTGGAGCGCCGGGTGAATGTTCGCCGCTTTCAAATGGAAACCGAACGCCTAGTGGAGTACATCAATGCCTGCGAGGAGCCGGAGCGCACCCTAGTCTTCTTTGATGGGGCGTTGGTTGTTACCTTTGCCGAAGCCTTTGACCCCGACAGCCAAAAAGCCTATGTTCAGGCCATGCTAGACCTGCTGCGGGCCAGCGAAGAACGGCGGGTGCCCTTGGTGGGCTATGTGGACACTTCCTATGCCCACGACCTCACCACCATGCTGCACCACGGCTGCGGCCTAGAGGCCACCGAGGGCATCCACGATGCTCAGCTCTTGGCACGGCAGATGGACTGGGGAGATCGGATTCCCCTGTTTCGCTGCGACCGAGGCGGCATCCTGGAGCAGTACGAAGAACAGCGCCACCAAATCGCCTTCACTTACCTCAAAACCACGCGGGACGGCTACCCCGTGCGCCTCGAAATGCCTCTATGGATGTGGGAAAACGGCCACCTCCCTCGCTACCTCAACTGGGTGCGCGGCGAGGTAATTGTCGGTGGCGGCTACCCCTACGGCATCGAAACCGCTGACCAAACCGCCGTGCTGCAAGGGCCAGACAAGCATCTCTTCTTCCGTGTGCTGCAAGATTGGGCCGACAAGGAAGACATTAATCTGCGCCTCTCTCGCAAAATGGTCAGCAAACAGCGGCGACGGTAGCCATGGGCAAACGGTTCGATGCGGAAGGTTTAGGGCTGTGAGCCAAAATCCTCCTTTCGACGGAAATAAGCAATTATGCTTACCGAATGCCAAGTCGCTCAAACCGCTGAAAGCCTTTCCCATCAAGGAATCAAGGCACTTATGAGAATTGATACATTGGAATAACCCCGCCATGCACATAAGTCTTGTCAATGATGATTCGTTACACAAATTGTAATTTTTTGTTACGTTGGGGATGTGAAGGCTAATTATTCATTACACGGAGGTCCCCATGACCTACACACTCAACGCTCCTGCTGCCGTCTCCGCTGGCTTGGCCGCTCCGGTATCGAACGCGATTGCTGCCTTCAAAGGCTTGACCACCGATGAGCAACTCGGCCTGCTCTGGGTGCTCTACGACAACATGGGCCGTTCCATTACCCCGGCGGCTCCGGGGGCGGCTCGTCTTCAGTTTGCCGAAGGGTTGCTGGCCCAAGTGAAAGCTCTATCCCACACCGAGCAACTTCAGTTCATGCGTGACCTGGTCAACCGCACCAGCACCTCCCTCACCCGTGCCTACGGCGTGCTGAGCAACAACACCAAGCTGGCCTTCTGGTTCCAATTGGCGGAAGAAATGCGCGGCGGCACCATCGTCCCTGTGCCCATTACCTACCAGCTCGGAGCCGCTGGCCAAGCCGTCTTCGGCCAAATCTCCAAACTTGACTTCAACCAGCAAATCACCATCATGCGTCAGGCCGTCGTCACCATGGGCGTCGATCCTCTGGCCTAGGCTAGGGAACCTGTCCAGGCCATGATGTCTAGCGAATGAACCAGGGGATGGTTATCCGGGAGCGCCCACAGCCTCTGCCAGGATACCCATCCCTTTTCCACATTTAGGCAACGTCGGTGGATATCGCCCACCCTACCCCTTGTTCCTAATCCCGGATTCCAGATCCCTAACCCCAGATCCCCAATCCCTAATCCCTAATCCCCATGGTTCAAACCCTTTCCCAAGCCGCTCTCACCCTAGATCCGTTGATAGCGCAATACTTCGAGCATTTTAACCAGGGCAACTATGCTGCTGTGGCCACGCTATTTAGCGA contains:
- a CDS encoding glycosyltransferase family 2 protein, with amino-acid sequence MVKYSVVIPTLNRSQSLRRTLDSVLAQPLDGELEIVVVDNASEDDTQTLLATPPYDRARVITQAHRVPRVQNFMTALRAATGQYVAILYDDEEMLADNLRRKGQVLDAHPEVIAVTSSVVRRDAEGNGEPGAVGRSTFTIEDRATYLPNAFDKAPGGLPQVLMRREALHSLSIDPRDEPLDDNAFVLRLSTLGSIATLPDCLVTETVTDAEMVRTGLLELFAVPGQDHSPVSLPAIWFGWSHYRMRVDHLLQSSDLSLRQIWKLHRTSKTVFRRDVWKAAYWRFKVSKRPGPAMKFLLKAAAFDPSLLVPPVMFFLSWKASNSKTPMTALPPGSIEAASAATVFSVDTHGSHQAMAEQS
- a CDS encoding DNA double-strand break repair nuclease NurA, producing MPVSPAHIKALLDQKREAFSSFNKAKFELLTAYHQAWAEFSALTLPQQQDRLGGSYPAGALPLESPKLAHKGVIPFFFAESAPASERWSNRESSAQWVQAVLSDVTTFAVDGSQISPGKDLSIPIALIQIGWFENPHSKTRPYQKDVRVDLLTPKDLGPNPAQPVERRVNVRRFQMETERLVEYINACEEPERTLVFFDGALVVTFAEAFDPDSQKAYVQAMLDLLRASEERRVPLVGYVDTSYAHDLTTMLHHGCGLEATEGIHDAQLLARQMDWGDRIPLFRCDRGGILEQYEEQRHQIAFTYLKTTRDGYPVRLEMPLWMWENGHLPRYLNWVRGEVIVGGGYPYGIETADQTAVLQGPDKHLFFRVLQDWADKEDINLRLSRKMVSKQRRR
- a CDS encoding GMC oxidoreductase is translated as MLLDSRQFDGDAVVADICIIGTGPAGLSLAQEFLNHSVTGCLLESGGLAPDPAAQALAEGDTVGDPIHPPVEVCRRQVGGNANAWVVRIKPGILGVRYTALDPIDFEQRDGLPHSGWPLTYDDLLPYYHRAQKVCQSGPFNYCADAWTSPATPQLALDPALVETGIFQFGPSAAFFVGYREAIAASPNLTLHHHATVVELETAEDGHTVTRARVARPGQPDYWVSARQFVLACGGFENARLLLNSNRQQPQGLGNLYDVVGRYFHDHPFVLGGHILPTQRTLFNQTGLYDQRWIGNVAAMGHLKLARAVLAREELLNISASLFPRPSQRRHQAVISLQALASQIKAQPISGTTVGHLGHVLRGSDHIIQTAYRVKTQQQPWLTGFSQGGWSSVARNDRRFRTFEVIHQIEQSPDPANRVTLSPNRDSLGCPKLEVHWRWSPDDAHRISRAQAIFAQAFRQAGLGEFQIAQEDGLPVLGRPSGAHHLMGTTRMGENPRSSVVDADCRVHGLHNLFVAGSSVFPTGGYANPTLTIVALALRLGDHLKATLA
- a CDS encoding orange carotenoid protein N-terminal domain-containing protein — its product is MTYTLNAPAAVSAGLAAPVSNAIAAFKGLTTDEQLGLLWVLYDNMGRSITPAAPGAARLQFAEGLLAQVKALSHTEQLQFMRDLVNRTSTSLTRAYGVLSNNTKLAFWFQLAEEMRGGTIVPVPITYQLGAAGQAVFGQISKLDFNQQITIMRQAVVTMGVDPLA